Genomic window (Rhodothermales bacterium):
GCTGCAGGCCGGGCAGGCCTGAGTCGAGATGGGATGGATGGGTTTTCGCATCAGCTCGGCCGTGACCAGTCCGGTCGGCACGGCGATAATGCCGTACCCCAGAATCATAACGAGGCTCGCCAGGGCCTGGCCGAGCGGGGTCGAGGGAGAGATGTCGCCATATCCAACGGTTGTAAGTGTGACGATCGTCCAGTAGATGCTCGTGGGGATGCTCGTGAATCCGTGTTCTTCGCCCTCGATCACGTACATGATCGAGCCGATGATGACGACGAGGGTGATGACGACGAAGAGGAAGACCTCGATCTTACGCTTCGTGGCGTGGAGCGCTAAAACGAGTGTCTGGGCCTCCACCACGTACTTCGCCAGTTTCAGGATCCGGAAAATCCGCAGGATGCGCAGCAGCCGGATCACCAGTAGGAACTGGGTGCCCGGGATCAGTGCGCTGAGGTAAGTAGGGATGATAGCCAGCAGATCGACCAGGCCAAAAAAGCTCCGCGCATACATTATCGGCCGACCGACGCTGATCAGCCGCAGGATGTACTCGATCGTGAAGAGGATCGTGAACGCCCACTCGATGACACGTAGTTCAACTACGTAGGTCGCGCGGATCGAGGAAACACTTTCGAGGACCACCGCCAGCACGCTGAGTAGGATGAGCCCGATGAGCGTGATGTCGAACGCCCGGCCGGCTCGGGTGTCCGCCTCGAAAATGATGGTATGCAGGATATGGCGCCAGTCCTTGCGCGGTTCTTCGGTAGGCATGAGGTGTCTGGCGCGTACGTTCAATCCAGAAATTCCAGATACCCTTCGTTGACCAGATCGGCCAGCAG
Coding sequences:
- a CDS encoding ion transporter — its product is MPTEEPRKDWRHILHTIIFEADTRAGRAFDITLIGLILLSVLAVVLESVSSIRATYVVELRVIEWAFTILFTIEYILRLISVGRPIMYARSFFGLVDLLAIIPTYLSALIPGTQFLLVIRLLRILRIFRILKLAKYVVEAQTLVLALHATKRKIEVFLFVVITLVVIIGSIMYVIEGEEHGFTSIPTSIYWTIVTLTTVGYGDISPSTPLGQALASLVMILGYGIIAVPTGLVTAELMRKPIHPISTQACPACSREGHDFDALFCKYCGQRL